The following proteins are encoded in a genomic region of Rubrobacter xylanophilus DSM 9941:
- a CDS encoding YeeE/YedE family protein: MAESFTPTSGLLGGLLIGASAALLLLLNGRVAGVSGIVAGLLGGRPGGWQAMFALGLLLGALGYGVLAGGLAVDVRASVPVMAVAGLLVGFGARLGSGCTSGHGVCGLARLSARSVVATAVFMSAAFATVFVVRHVL, encoded by the coding sequence ATGGCTGAGAGCTTCACCCCGACGAGCGGGCTTCTGGGCGGTCTTCTCATAGGGGCTTCTGCCGCGCTCCTGCTGCTCTTGAACGGGAGGGTTGCGGGGGTCAGCGGCATCGTCGCCGGACTTCTCGGGGGGAGGCCCGGGGGCTGGCAGGCGATGTTCGCTCTGGGGCTCTTGCTCGGGGCTCTGGGGTACGGGGTTCTTGCGGGGGGCCTGGCGGTAGACGTGCGGGCCTCCGTTCCGGTGATGGCCGTTGCGGGGCTTCTCGTCGGCTTCGGGGCCAGGCTCGGTTCGGGGTGCACCAGCGGGCACGGGGTGTGCGGTCTGGCGCGGCTCTCGGCGCGATCCGTCGTCGCCACGGCCGTGTTCATGAGCGCCGCTTTCGCGACGGTCTTCGTCGTCCGCCACGTTCTGTAG
- a CDS encoding rhodanese-like domain-containing protein gives MLFERVYDGDLAQASYFIGCQATGEAVVVDPRRDIGAYLEMARKNGMRIAAVTETHIHADYLSGSRELAAATGATLYLSDEGDEPWKYGFEGERLHDGDEIRVGNVVLKALHTPGHTPEHLSFLVTDGAAAEEPGYILTGDFVFVGDLGRPDLLEEAAGMAGTREEGARRMFRSLRERFLSLPDYVQVFPGHGSGSACGRALGAVPSTTVGYERRFSWWSRYVESGDEEGFVEALLEGQPDAPAYFGRMKRQNREGPALLGELPELRRYGSEELARLLQGGEVLLVDTRSLEEYYRRAIPGAVVIPGGEHLATSAAWVVDPEEDGDIVLLARGEEDAQRMRNHLIRVGIDRVRGYITATEGLPGEPVVLVPPEELSGGNGTFVLDVRARSEYRAGHIPGAVQLHVGRLRWRLEELPEGRPVVVHCQSGRRAAIAASTLRREGFGEVYELEGSYEGWARARGRGGATASPPAPGASGRRR, from the coding sequence ATGTTGTTCGAGCGGGTGTACGACGGGGATCTGGCGCAGGCGAGCTACTTTATCGGGTGTCAGGCGACCGGGGAGGCCGTGGTGGTGGACCCGCGGCGGGACATCGGGGCGTACCTGGAGATGGCCCGCAAGAACGGCATGCGCATCGCTGCGGTGACCGAGACGCACATCCACGCCGACTACCTCTCCGGTTCCAGGGAGCTGGCGGCGGCTACCGGGGCGACGCTCTACCTCTCCGACGAGGGGGACGAGCCCTGGAAGTACGGCTTCGAGGGCGAGAGGCTGCACGACGGCGACGAGATAAGGGTCGGCAACGTCGTGCTGAAGGCGCTGCACACGCCGGGGCACACCCCCGAGCACCTCTCGTTCCTCGTCACCGACGGGGCTGCAGCGGAGGAGCCGGGCTACATCCTCACCGGAGACTTCGTGTTCGTGGGGGATCTCGGGCGCCCCGACCTGCTGGAGGAGGCCGCGGGCATGGCCGGCACGCGCGAGGAGGGTGCGCGGCGGATGTTCCGGAGCCTCCGGGAGAGGTTCCTCTCCCTCCCGGACTACGTGCAGGTCTTCCCCGGGCACGGCTCGGGGAGCGCCTGCGGCCGGGCGCTCGGGGCGGTGCCGAGCACGACGGTCGGTTACGAGAGGCGCTTCTCCTGGTGGAGTAGGTATGTGGAGAGCGGGGACGAGGAGGGCTTTGTGGAGGCCCTGCTCGAGGGCCAGCCCGACGCGCCGGCCTACTTCGGCCGGATGAAGCGCCAGAACAGGGAGGGACCGGCGCTGCTCGGCGAGCTGCCGGAGCTCAGGCGCTACGGGAGCGAGGAGCTCGCGCGCCTGCTGCAAGGGGGCGAGGTGCTGCTCGTGGACACCCGCAGCCTCGAGGAGTACTACCGGAGGGCGATACCCGGCGCCGTCGTCATACCCGGCGGCGAGCACCTCGCCACCTCGGCGGCGTGGGTCGTAGACCCCGAGGAGGACGGGGACATAGTCCTCCTCGCGCGCGGCGAGGAGGACGCGCAGCGGATGCGGAACCACCTCATACGGGTCGGGATAGACAGGGTGCGGGGCTACATCACCGCCACCGAAGGGCTGCCCGGGGAGCCGGTGGTGCTCGTGCCGCCCGAGGAGCTCTCGGGGGGCAACGGCACCTTCGTGCTCGACGTGCGGGCGAGGAGCGAGTACCGGGCGGGGCACATCCCGGGGGCCGTCCAGCTGCACGTCGGGCGCCTGCGCTGGCGCCTCGAGGAGCTGCCGGAGGGCCGCCCGGTGGTCGTCCACTGCCAGAGCGGGCGGCGGGCGGCCATCGCGGCCAGCACGCTGCGGCGGGAGGGCTTCGGGGAGGTCTACGAGCTCGAAGGCAGCTACGAGGGGTGGGCGAGGGCCCGCGGGAGAGGGGGCGCTACTGCCTCGCCGCCTGCGCCCGGCGCTTCAGGTAGGCGTAGATAA
- the prfB gene encoding peptide chain release factor 2, giving the protein MPELREKISDLSQRLDELEAFFDVGRLRERAARLSEEMSRPGFWDDPDRAKGVAAEFSRTEDRLKLMEELRGRLEDSSELLELAEGDRELLEEVERELEGIERRIEEQEVARLFTGEYDEGDAILTINSGAGGVDSQDWAEMLARMYRRWAERRGFGLEVIEYTEGEEAGIKSATFSVSGPYAFGLLSAERGVHRLVRISPFDASSRRHTSFASVAVAPAIDDAVEVEIDEKDLKVDTYRASGAGGQHVNKTDSAVRITHLPTGIVVQCQNERSQHQNRETALRVLKARLFELEREKREQEIAAQSGEKAEIGWGSQIRSYVLHPYRMVKDLRTGEETGDVDRVLDGDLDRFIYAYLKRRAQAARQ; this is encoded by the coding sequence GTGCCGGAGCTGAGGGAGAAGATCTCGGACCTGAGCCAGCGCCTCGACGAGCTGGAGGCGTTCTTCGACGTGGGGCGGCTGCGCGAGCGCGCGGCGAGGCTCTCGGAGGAGATGAGCCGCCCGGGGTTCTGGGACGACCCGGACCGGGCGAAGGGGGTCGCGGCGGAGTTCTCCCGCACGGAGGACCGGCTGAAGCTCATGGAGGAGCTGCGGGGCCGGCTTGAGGACTCTAGCGAGCTCCTGGAGCTGGCCGAGGGCGACCGGGAGCTGCTCGAGGAGGTGGAGCGGGAGCTCGAGGGGATCGAGCGGCGGATCGAGGAGCAGGAGGTCGCCCGCCTGTTCACGGGGGAGTACGACGAGGGCGACGCGATCCTGACCATAAACTCCGGGGCCGGCGGGGTGGACTCCCAGGACTGGGCGGAGATGCTGGCCCGGATGTACCGGCGCTGGGCCGAGCGGCGCGGCTTCGGGCTGGAGGTGATCGAGTACACCGAGGGGGAGGAGGCGGGGATCAAGAGCGCCACCTTCTCGGTCTCGGGGCCCTACGCCTTCGGGCTGCTCTCCGCCGAGCGGGGCGTGCACCGCCTGGTGCGCATCAGCCCGTTCGACGCCTCCTCGCGGCGGCACACGAGCTTCGCCTCCGTCGCGGTGGCCCCGGCCATCGACGACGCGGTGGAGGTGGAGATAGACGAGAAGGACCTGAAGGTGGACACCTACAGGGCCTCGGGGGCGGGGGGGCAGCACGTGAACAAGACGGACTCGGCGGTGCGCATCACGCACCTGCCCACCGGTATCGTGGTGCAGTGCCAGAACGAGCGCAGCCAGCACCAGAACCGGGAGACGGCGCTACGGGTCCTGAAGGCGCGCCTGTTCGAGCTGGAGCGGGAGAAGCGGGAGCAGGAGATCGCCGCCCAGAGCGGGGAGAAGGCGGAGATCGGGTGGGGCTCCCAGATCCGCTCGTACGTCCTGCACCCCTACCGCATGGTGAAGGACCTGCGCACCGGGGAGGAGACGGGAGACGTGGACCGGGTTCTGGACGGCGACCTGGACCGCTTTATCTACGCCTACCTGAAGCGCCGGGCGCAGGCGGCGAGGCAGTAG
- a CDS encoding LysR substrate-binding domain-containing protein, producing the protein MRLRFLEAFCAAVEEGSISGAARRMYLAQPSVSERLAELEREARVPLLVRSRRGVEPTEQGRLLYERARRVLDEVERVEEVLRSLRVRREARLYVAASSTLGEHLFPAWLRGFRERHPGVIPEVFVGNTKEVVALVGRGTVAFGVIEGGEVRGPLESVPLLEDELVVVVRPGHPWARRGVRPQELSREPFISREKGSGTREVVERAISDRGLSLDVRMELGSTSAIKEAIEAGLGFSLLSREAIRLELGAGHLAVARGFSVSRRFTLIRNPSAELNATEQGFCDYLLGICRLSGGRRSASAGARRLDVHRR; encoded by the coding sequence GTGAGGCTCAGGTTTCTTGAGGCGTTTTGCGCGGCGGTGGAGGAGGGGAGCATCTCCGGGGCTGCGCGGCGGATGTATCTGGCGCAGCCGAGCGTGAGCGAGCGGCTGGCCGAATTGGAGAGGGAGGCCCGAGTTCCGCTTCTGGTGCGTTCGCGGCGGGGGGTAGAGCCCACCGAACAGGGAAGGCTGTTGTATGAACGGGCGCGGCGGGTGCTGGACGAGGTCGAGCGGGTGGAAGAGGTCTTGCGTTCCCTGCGGGTCAGGCGGGAGGCGAGGCTGTATGTAGCTGCGAGTTCCACGCTCGGCGAGCACCTGTTTCCCGCCTGGTTGCGCGGCTTCAGGGAGCGCCATCCTGGAGTGATCCCCGAGGTGTTCGTCGGAAACACCAAAGAGGTGGTTGCGCTCGTGGGGCGGGGTACGGTGGCCTTCGGGGTTATAGAGGGCGGTGAGGTTCGGGGGCCGCTCGAGAGCGTGCCCCTCCTGGAGGACGAGCTGGTGGTTGTGGTGAGGCCGGGGCATCCTTGGGCCCGGCGAGGGGTTCGTCCCCAGGAGCTTTCTCGGGAGCCCTTCATCTCGAGGGAGAAGGGGTCTGGGACTCGGGAGGTTGTAGAGCGAGCCATCTCCGACAGGGGGCTCTCGCTCGACGTCAGGATGGAGTTGGGGAGCACAAGCGCTATCAAGGAGGCTATAGAGGCGGGGTTGGGTTTCTCGCTCCTGTCGCGGGAGGCGATACGCCTCGAGCTGGGGGCGGGACACCTGGCCGTGGCCCGGGGCTTCTCCGTTTCCCGGCGTTTCACGCTCATTCGCAACCCCTCTGCGGAGCTGAACGCGACCGAGCAGGGTTTCTGCGACTACCTGCTCGGCATCTGCCGGTTGTCCGGGGGTCGGCGGTCCGCGAGCGCCGGCGCCCGCCGCTTGGACGTCCATCGCCGATAA
- a CDS encoding YeeE/YedE family protein, with amino-acid sequence MLAALVSGSLFGAGLAVSGMINPEKVLGFLDLAGRWDPTLAFVMGGALLVALPAFRLVLRRESPLLAPRFDLPAKREVDARLILGSAVFGVGWGLGGFCPGPAVAALVTGRGAVIAFVLAMLAGMALHSLLFEREGLAGRAAAMRGRRHADG; translated from the coding sequence ATGCTCGCCGCTCTCGTCTCCGGCTCTCTCTTCGGCGCGGGGCTTGCCGTCTCGGGCATGATCAACCCGGAGAAGGTGCTCGGGTTCCTGGACCTCGCCGGGCGCTGGGACCCCACCCTGGCCTTCGTCATGGGCGGGGCGCTGCTCGTCGCCCTCCCCGCCTTCCGCCTCGTGCTGCGCCGGGAGAGCCCCCTGCTCGCTCCGCGCTTCGACCTGCCGGCGAAGAGGGAGGTGGACGCGCGGTTGATCCTGGGCTCCGCCGTCTTCGGCGTCGGGTGGGGGCTCGGGGGTTTCTGCCCCGGGCCGGCCGTGGCCGCCCTGGTGACCGGCCGGGGGGCCGTGATCGCCTTTGTTCTCGCCATGCTCGCCGGGATGGCGCTCCACTCGCTCCTCTTCGAGCGGGAGGGGCTCGCCGGGCGCGCGGCCGCTATGCGCGGGCGGAGACATGCCGACGGCTAG
- a CDS encoding molybdopterin-dependent oxidoreductase, which translates to MVLRGEPDRSLIERVATRLGIIPDVDQPEAGGVEHLGSGSALANFPPPEKWDEWTEYEARGWTRREKRTYQIVPTICFNCEAACGLLAYVDRNTREIRKFEGHPLHPGSRGRNCAKGPATINQIKDPNRILYPVRRKGPRGSGEWERVSWEEALEDIGARIRKAIVEDRRTEIMYHVGRPGFEHPHMERVFRAWGVDAHNSHTNVCSSSGRFGYQIVGGFDRPSPDYANAGAIVLVSAHLESGHYFNPHAQRIIESKMKGGKLIVLDPRLSNSAAMADYWLPTRPGSEAAVLLCVVNVILQEGLCDERFLYDWTNWREYLRNRRPGEDPDSFESFLEALREEYARYTPEYAEAESGVPAERILEAARVVGNAAPAVAAHTWRAACAGNLGGWAVSRALAFLGVVTGSWGRPGGTNPNGWNKWLPHFWEEAPPQKAWNELTYPREYPLAANEMSFLLPHFLMEGRGRIEVYFSRVVNPVWTYPDGFSWIEALANEDYIGCHVALTPTWNETAYFADYVLPLGHGPERHDVMSQETHSGVWLSFRQPVLREASRRRGERVAYTYEANPGEVWEDDEFWIELSWKIDPDGSLGIRRHFESPYEPGRKLTTEEYYRWIFENAVPGLPEKAAEEGLSPLEYMRRYGAFEVKSAVYERNMRELSEKELEGSRVEPDGTITTEKSRTRGSLRANRLMPHVGVVVDGKAREGFPTPSGKLEIWSSTMAAWGWEEHATPGYIKSHVHPENLEEGQLVLNATFRLPTLIHTRSGNSKWLNEISNRNPLWIHPKDAEERGVETGDLVRVVTEIGYFVNHAWVTEGIAPGVVACSHHLGRWRRRKDRADRWSNALVDITRDGDGGWKLRQVEGPGPYDSPDPDTRRIFWSDGGVHQNLAFPVHPDPVSGMHCWHQAVYVERAHPEDRYGDVYVDTRKSREVYRRWLSMTRPGPLENGLRRPPVFDRPYRPDESCFYVRE; encoded by the coding sequence ATGGTGTTACGCGGGGAGCCGGACAGGTCCTTGATCGAACGGGTGGCGACGAGGCTCGGGATCATCCCGGACGTGGACCAGCCTGAGGCGGGCGGCGTGGAGCATCTAGGCTCGGGTTCCGCTCTTGCGAACTTTCCGCCGCCCGAGAAGTGGGACGAGTGGACCGAATACGAGGCCAGAGGCTGGACCCGGCGGGAGAAGAGAACATACCAGATCGTGCCGACCATCTGCTTCAACTGCGAAGCGGCCTGCGGCCTTCTGGCCTACGTGGACCGGAACACGAGGGAGATCCGTAAATTCGAGGGGCACCCGCTGCACCCGGGGAGCCGGGGCCGCAACTGCGCGAAGGGCCCGGCGACCATAAACCAGATCAAGGACCCCAACCGCATTCTCTACCCCGTAAGGCGCAAGGGACCTCGCGGCAGCGGCGAGTGGGAGCGCGTCTCCTGGGAGGAAGCGCTCGAGGACATCGGCGCGCGCATCCGGAAGGCTATAGTGGAAGACAGGCGCACGGAGATCATGTACCACGTCGGACGCCCGGGCTTCGAGCACCCGCACATGGAGCGCGTCTTCCGGGCCTGGGGCGTGGACGCCCACAACTCCCACACCAACGTCTGCTCGAGCAGCGGTCGGTTCGGCTACCAGATAGTCGGCGGCTTCGATAGGCCCTCGCCGGACTACGCCAATGCCGGGGCCATCGTGCTGGTGAGCGCGCATCTGGAGAGCGGGCACTACTTCAACCCGCACGCCCAGAGGATCATCGAGAGCAAGATGAAGGGCGGAAAGCTCATCGTGCTCGATCCCCGGCTCTCCAACTCGGCGGCGATGGCGGACTACTGGCTTCCTACCCGGCCCGGGTCAGAGGCCGCGGTCCTTCTGTGCGTGGTCAACGTCATCCTGCAGGAGGGCCTCTGCGACGAGCGGTTCCTCTACGACTGGACCAACTGGCGCGAGTACCTGAGGAACCGGCGGCCGGGGGAGGATCCCGACTCCTTTGAGAGCTTTCTGGAGGCGCTCAGGGAGGAGTACGCAAGGTACACGCCGGAGTACGCCGAGGCCGAGAGCGGGGTTCCGGCGGAGAGGATCCTTGAGGCCGCGCGCGTGGTCGGCAATGCGGCCCCCGCCGTGGCCGCCCACACCTGGCGCGCGGCCTGCGCGGGGAACCTGGGCGGTTGGGCCGTCTCCCGGGCGCTGGCTTTCCTGGGCGTCGTCACCGGAAGCTGGGGGAGGCCGGGCGGCACCAACCCCAACGGCTGGAACAAGTGGCTGCCGCATTTCTGGGAGGAAGCCCCGCCGCAGAAGGCCTGGAACGAGCTCACCTACCCCAGGGAGTACCCTCTTGCGGCCAACGAGATGAGCTTTCTGCTGCCGCACTTCCTCATGGAGGGTCGTGGGAGGATCGAGGTGTACTTCAGCAGGGTCGTAAACCCCGTGTGGACCTATCCGGACGGCTTCTCCTGGATCGAAGCGCTCGCCAACGAGGACTACATAGGGTGTCACGTTGCGCTGACGCCGACGTGGAACGAGACGGCGTACTTTGCGGACTACGTGCTGCCTTTGGGCCACGGCCCCGAGCGCCACGACGTGATGAGCCAGGAGACCCACTCGGGGGTGTGGCTCTCCTTCAGGCAGCCTGTCCTGCGGGAGGCGTCGCGCAGGCGGGGTGAGAGGGTCGCCTACACCTACGAGGCGAACCCCGGAGAGGTTTGGGAGGACGACGAGTTCTGGATCGAGCTCTCCTGGAAGATAGACCCCGATGGCTCGCTGGGCATAAGGCGGCACTTCGAGAGCCCCTACGAGCCGGGCAGGAAGCTCACCACCGAGGAATACTACCGCTGGATCTTCGAGAACGCCGTGCCAGGGTTGCCGGAGAAGGCGGCCGAGGAGGGGCTCTCTCCCCTGGAGTACATGCGCAGGTACGGGGCGTTCGAGGTAAAGAGCGCCGTCTACGAGCGCAACATGCGGGAGCTCTCCGAGAAGGAGCTCGAAGGCTCCCGCGTCGAGCCCGACGGCACCATCACCACGGAGAAGAGCCGCACCCGGGGTTCTCTGCGAGCCAACCGCCTGATGCCCCACGTCGGGGTGGTGGTGGATGGGAAGGCGCGCGAGGGCTTCCCCACCCCCTCCGGGAAGCTGGAGATATGGTCTTCGACCATGGCGGCGTGGGGCTGGGAGGAGCACGCCACGCCTGGCTACATAAAGAGCCACGTCCACCCCGAGAACCTCGAAGAGGGGCAGCTCGTGCTCAACGCCACCTTCCGGCTGCCGACGCTCATCCACACCAGGAGCGGCAACTCCAAGTGGCTCAACGAGATCTCCAACAGGAACCCCCTCTGGATCCACCCCAAAGACGCCGAGGAGCGCGGTGTCGAGACCGGGGACCTGGTGCGCGTGGTCACGGAGATCGGCTATTTCGTGAACCACGCCTGGGTGACCGAGGGGATAGCCCCCGGCGTGGTGGCCTGCTCGCACCACCTGGGCCGCTGGCGGCGCAGGAAGGACAGGGCGGACAGGTGGAGCAACGCCCTCGTAGACATAACCCGGGACGGAGACGGAGGCTGGAAGCTCAGGCAGGTGGAGGGGCCCGGCCCTTACGACAGCCCCGACCCGGATACCAGGCGCATCTTCTGGAGCGACGGCGGGGTGCACCAGAACTTGGCCTTTCCGGTGCACCCAGACCCCGTAAGCGGGATGCACTGCTGGCACCAGGCGGTGTACGTGGAGAGAGCCCACCCCGAGGATCGCTACGGCGACGTCTATGTGGATACCCGAAAAAGCCGGGAGGTCTACCGCAGGTGGCTCTCGATGACCAGGCCGGGGCCCCTGGAGAACGGCCTCAGGCGCCCGCCGGTCTTCGACAGGCCCTACCGCCCGGACGAGAGCTGCTTCTATGTAAGGGAGTAA
- a CDS encoding FAD-dependent oxidoreductase produces MPTASIAVVGAGPGGVAAARRLRGHARVVLVEREGEAWYLPGTVPTLLGEAPAERWRARLSPAGVGVVPGEAAEVSGGSVRLGGGAVVRADAVIAAPGLALDAAAVPEAANVFAFWSPSGAARATRAVRSLREGVVAVVVAALPYRCPPAPYGVAMQLAGLYRSLGRGVHAVLTTPEEEPLQALGEEVSRFLRRSCASEGVELVTAFRPELASLASGSLRSRDGASVGFDLALVVPPHRRSPLLAGLPGEGPLVEVSSRFETAEEGLYVVGDAAGTGLPRAADAAAAAGTTAAEDALRRLGLLEEAAAHLPAPECYVGHGGGRYSRISLRYPEGLPPRGGARVAIEGPSASLAAGFEEAFHSWRALREENA; encoded by the coding sequence ATGCCGACGGCTAGCATAGCCGTGGTCGGGGCCGGGCCAGGGGGCGTGGCCGCGGCCCGGCGGCTGCGCGGCCACGCGCGGGTCGTGCTCGTCGAGCGCGAGGGAGAGGCCTGGTACCTTCCGGGCACCGTCCCCACCCTGCTCGGCGAGGCGCCGGCGGAGAGGTGGAGGGCCCGTCTCTCGCCGGCCGGGGTGGGGGTCGTGCCCGGGGAAGCCGCAGAGGTCTCCGGCGGGAGCGTTCGCCTGGGGGGCGGCGCCGTGGTGAGGGCGGACGCGGTCATCGCGGCGCCGGGGCTCGCGCTGGACGCCGCGGCGGTGCCCGAGGCCGCCAACGTCTTCGCCTTCTGGAGCCCCTCCGGGGCGGCGCGGGCTACCCGCGCCGTTCGGAGCCTGCGGGAGGGGGTCGTCGCCGTGGTCGTCGCCGCGCTCCCGTACCGCTGCCCGCCCGCGCCCTACGGGGTGGCCATGCAGCTCGCCGGGCTCTACCGCTCTCTCGGGCGCGGCGTGCACGCCGTCCTGACCACCCCCGAGGAGGAGCCCCTGCAGGCCCTCGGAGAGGAGGTTTCCCGTTTTCTGCGGCGTTCGTGCGCCTCGGAGGGGGTGGAGCTCGTGACCGCGTTCCGGCCGGAGCTCGCTTCCCTCGCCAGCGGCAGCCTGCGCTCCCGGGACGGCGCTTCCGTCGGGTTCGACCTGGCGCTGGTGGTGCCGCCGCACAGGAGATCCCCGCTCCTCGCCGGTCTTCCCGGGGAGGGGCCGTTGGTCGAGGTCTCGTCCCGCTTCGAGACGGCAGAGGAGGGGCTCTACGTCGTCGGGGACGCCGCCGGCACCGGCCTGCCCCGGGCCGCGGACGCCGCGGCCGCGGCCGGAACCACCGCCGCCGAAGACGCTCTGCGGAGGCTCGGCCTCCTGGAGGAGGCGGCGGCGCACCTGCCCGCGCCGGAGTGCTACGTCGGGCACGGCGGCGGGCGGTACAGCCGCATCTCGTTGCGCTACCCGGAGGGCCTTCCGCCGCGAGGAGGGGCGCGGGTGGCCATCGAGGGCCCCTCCGCTTCGCTCGCCGCCGGGTTCGAGGAGGCTTTTCATAGCTGGCGCGCTTTGCGCGAGGAGAACGCCTGA
- the nrfD gene encoding NrfD/PsrC family molybdoenzyme membrane anchor subunit, protein MANYGFIIDNRKCIGCHACTVACKAEHEVPLGVNRTWVKYIEKGEFPDTQRAFHVMRCNHCEDAPCVEACPVTALYVREDGIVDFNWDRCIGCKACTQACPYDALYIDPESHTAAKCNYCAHRVDMGLEPACVNVCPEQAIISGDMDDPASEISRLLAREKVTVRRPEKGTKPKLFYINGDEAALTPEDAPVRSDYMWSNQRRGVGHHAPSGRDGNASVAQGVIPLGTKPGREQPAPQPERARRTYDEPNKGVMWGKEVPGYVFTKALASGAVAIPFLAAGLGLEVAASALRAGAVLGLVFMALTGILLIMDLDRPDRFHYVLLRPQWRSWLVRGAYIITGFGGLITLWLALELLGAGGIATAVLSWPLVVLAAATAVYTAFLFAQARGRSFWQSPALPVHMGAHTAVAGAAVLYLASFFVSGLQPLRAALEPTLVLGLLGGLFVLWAELGSRHPDRDAERAAKMIYGGRYRRLFWGGSVALGSLLPLALTVAGILLAAPVAVAVAGALALLGILITEHVWVEAPQLIPLA, encoded by the coding sequence ATGGCGAACTACGGCTTCATCATAGACAACCGGAAGTGCATCGGTTGCCACGCGTGCACGGTGGCCTGCAAGGCCGAGCACGAGGTGCCGCTGGGCGTGAACCGCACCTGGGTGAAGTACATCGAGAAGGGAGAGTTCCCCGACACCCAGAGGGCGTTTCACGTGATGCGGTGCAACCACTGTGAGGATGCCCCGTGCGTGGAGGCCTGTCCGGTTACGGCGCTCTACGTGCGCGAGGATGGGATCGTGGATTTCAACTGGGACCGCTGCATCGGCTGTAAGGCCTGCACGCAGGCCTGCCCCTACGATGCCCTGTACATAGACCCCGAGAGCCACACTGCGGCGAAGTGCAACTACTGCGCGCACCGGGTGGACATGGGGCTTGAGCCGGCGTGCGTCAACGTGTGTCCTGAGCAAGCCATCATCAGCGGGGACATGGACGATCCGGCGAGCGAGATCAGCCGGCTGCTCGCCCGCGAGAAGGTGACCGTTCGCCGCCCTGAGAAAGGGACGAAGCCGAAGCTCTTCTATATAAACGGCGATGAGGCGGCGCTCACGCCGGAGGACGCGCCCGTGCGGTCGGACTACATGTGGTCCAACCAGCGCCGCGGGGTGGGGCACCACGCTCCGAGCGGGCGCGATGGGAACGCCTCGGTGGCTCAGGGCGTCATCCCCCTGGGCACGAAGCCCGGCAGGGAGCAGCCCGCGCCGCAGCCGGAGCGGGCCCGGCGCACCTACGACGAGCCCAACAAGGGCGTAATGTGGGGCAAGGAGGTGCCTGGGTACGTCTTCACCAAGGCCTTGGCCTCCGGCGCGGTCGCGATACCGTTTCTGGCGGCCGGGCTCGGGCTCGAGGTGGCGGCGTCTGCGCTGCGGGCCGGGGCCGTCCTGGGGCTCGTGTTCATGGCGCTGACGGGCATCCTGCTCATAATGGATCTGGACCGCCCGGACCGCTTCCACTACGTGCTCCTGCGCCCGCAGTGGAGGAGCTGGCTGGTGAGGGGGGCGTACATAATCACCGGGTTCGGCGGGCTCATAACGCTGTGGCTGGCGCTGGAGCTTCTCGGGGCCGGCGGCATCGCGACGGCGGTTCTGAGCTGGCCGCTCGTGGTGCTGGCGGCCGCCACGGCGGTGTACACGGCGTTCCTGTTCGCGCAGGCCAGGGGCCGCAGCTTCTGGCAGAGCCCGGCGCTGCCGGTGCACATGGGCGCTCATACGGCGGTGGCCGGCGCGGCGGTGCTCTACCTCGCCTCGTTTTTCGTTTCGGGGCTGCAGCCGCTGCGGGCGGCGCTGGAGCCGACGCTGGTGCTGGGGCTCCTGGGTGGACTCTTCGTACTCTGGGCCGAGCTGGGCTCGAGGCACCCGGACCGCGACGCAGAGCGGGCGGCGAAGATGATCTACGGGGGCCGATACAGGCGGCTCTTCTGGGGCGGCTCTGTGGCGCTGGGTTCCCTTTTGCCGCTGGCCCTCACCGTAGCGGGCATCCTGCTGGCCGCTCCTGTGGCGGTAGCCGTTGCCGGGGCTCTGGCGCTCCTTGGGATCCTGATTACCGAACACGTGTGGGTTGAGGCGCCGCAGCTCATTCCGCTGGCCTAG